The genomic region TTTAGGATAGACTGTCTTAGAAGACCTGGACATTACTCTCTCTGACCTACCCAGGTTGCTTCTTTGTTCCCAAGCTTCTCAGACCCGTGTCCTGTTTACTTCCAGGAAGGGTCTGATCTAAGACCTGAACGATTTGAGCTCATCGAGCAGAACACTCTGGCTTCTTTTCCCCCATCTTGAGTCAGGCAGGTAGTAAACCAGCCACAAATGACGATGCGAATGAACGTCCTCAGATGTGCTTTGTCTAGCAGCTGGAGAGGAGCAGGCCTAATGCAATCTGAACCCCAACACTTTACCATTCCAGGGCATTTACCCTCAGGATGAAGAGGAAAGAGTACAAAAGACTAGAAATCAGAGTGAGAGGGCAATGAACTGGAGGAGACTGGGCGGGAGCCGGTCTCCAGTAGGGCCGTGGGTTAAGTGCTAAAGCACCACTTTAATGGCTTGGTTAGGTTCTGAGTGTCTGCCCTGGTAGAGATGAGAGGCTCATGGGAGTGGGCACAGGGAGAAGGTGCCATCTAGGAAATGAGCTCTTTCCTTCTTGGCTCAGACAATAGCATCTGGGTGAAAGGTTTGcaacgcaggaaacaagacacagagtccaggcgatgaaaaaggggggaggttttaatcttgcgctcccgggcgaaactcaacAGTTcgagtgggccagggaagttcgcgccaaaacgggggctttggtacttcctttatacagctgtttagtgagggtagggtggagggcatgagaggtgtggaattcctgcctcgggcaagggtctgggaaggctggcaagggtctgggaaggcgccagttatctttgtcaccatctaccttgcggatgcttgcttggctgtggacttcccccctgcctcgacctaacactGGGATAGATAACCACTCTTAGCTTGGAGAATGAGGAGTTATagccctcattttctttttctttttcttttttcattgctttttagagaatggaagagagaggaaaagacagagagaaacatcagtgtgagaaaaacacattgattggttgcctcctgcacgagctccggccaggggccgggctggggaggagcctgaagcTATCCAATCCTACTCTTTGTAGAACTTCATTTTTTTGATAGCCCCCATTTTTAGGGTGGTATAAATGCAAAAGTGCCCAACACTGATCTCTCCTAAAATACACTAGCCAAGAGCCCAGTCATCCATCAAGTTCTTGGTTGTTTCAGGCAACTGCAAACTGTTGGAGATGGGGATGAGGATCAGATATTGGGGATAAAGTGGAGGTGGGATGTTGATGAGAGTACTAGAAAGATAAGGAAATGACAGAATGAGATTTTGAGAGAAGGGGTTTGACAGACAAATGCACTTGAGTTCACTTTGTGGTTTCTGATCATTCCACTAAAGCCAATGTTATTCTCGAATTGTTgatatttcaaagatttaaaagacCCTAATATTAAAgtagttgggggcatgcaggtaGAGactgaaagaggaaaaacaaagctTTGCCACTCACTTTGAGTTTCTCGGGtgctggaaaccaagatcaacagtaattaatataaatgcgaGAAGTCCCTCAGAAGGCTGACCTGGGCtcctttgatattcacagggtgaatttgcattttattacctactgctgactcaatggcctaaagcaaactcccccctaacctgataatcttactgtttactaaacattatcattgatatgtctgtttgcattcctaaaaggcaattgtgtattctagtaaataaaagcagctggGAATGAGACTCAGGGGAACTTGACTACTacagttaaccctttgcactcgcttgcttttttctcgattcctttattctaatgcagtgatggcgaacctatgacacgtgtgtcagccatttctgatgacacgcggctgcatgccgaggatgaaacatttgcaactagagtcttggagttagttttttcctcaaagtgacacactacccgagctatgctcagttttttggcgaagtttgacacaccaagctcaaaaggttgcccatcactgttctaatgctaaccgtgtcgagtcatactcgacatccgagtgcaaaaggttaagttttcCCTGGCTTTCCccccataatttcaaaattattatttcttgttttgtgtTTCAATTTGCCCCTCAACtttttctccaagcctttgaacccgaAAGCCACGCTGGCCGTGGCTTTTCACACTCAGGTCACTCCTGTCCTCCATCCCAAGTAATCTGGTGCCTCAGTGAAGACTGTAATGTATGCAGAGATTCTGTCCCCGAGGCTCCTTGTCCCTGGTGAGGAACTGGGCCTTGTTGCTCACACAGTTTTCCTCACAGAGGTACTTGAGGGCTTTTGGAGGGCAAAGTTTCAAGGACTGATTCTACTTTTAATACAAGCAGTCAGCCTAAGAGTTTGGATGacttctctttgttcttttataaaatggaTAGAAGAAGACTTCTGAAATCTTATCTCCAACTGGACAAAATGCTTCTGCTGTTTCTGCATCTTTCGGACAGTCTTCCCCAGAGGTGGAACATGTGAAgtgtcttctcattttctttctttatcccaTGCATGACAGTTCCTTTGAGGGTCTGTCATTGCTCTCTTACCTTTGATTATttatgccccctccccaccttcagaTTGGAAACCACAAGTATGTTCTGCAATGTTGTAGTGATTTATTAAATAAGTGTGGGATATCAAGTacctattaaataatatttatgaagTTCTAGAAGCATAGAATATCAAAGATGAGAGGATGTACCTTTGGCCCAAAGCAAATGTTTATTTGAGTGAATCTTGTCACATAGAACCATGAGTTCTAGCAATTTCCGTAGCTAATTTCTTGTACATTTGCCTATGATATCAGATTTTCCTGATAGATTATTTCCTCTGAGCTATTGGGATGCTCCTTTGGGCTACACTTCCCCGTCCCCGGACATGGCTCAGGCCCCCATTCTCCCAGGTTTCCCCACGGATCCAGTTAATTTTGGCAGACAGTTGTCTCTATCtggtctccttcctccccactttaCCTCTGTCTCACCTGACCTCACACCTGCTCATCACAATTCTGTTTCTGTGACCAAGGGCAGAAGGCATCGGTGCCTCAGCTTAGCCATGTGTTGGGACAGAAGCTTGGCTGCTTTTGTGAGGTTGATATTCATGAGTTTGTAATTTGTTATTGCTTTTAGTGTCATGCTCACCGGAGGAAAATGCTGGGATGGAGCTACTTCTGGGGTCTGTGATGTTAGCTAGATGTGGGGCCTCTTCTTCTTGACTCAGACACCCGAGAACTCAGAAGGGAAGCGTAGCTCCAACATTGCTGGTCATGGCAGAGGGGGTTGCTGCCCactttttccaaacaagtctacTATCATTAGAGATTTGTCCCTTTTGTATCacgatttactttttaaattgtggtaaagtaTACATAACATCAAAATTTACCTATTAACCATTTTTTAGGTGTAcacttcagtggcattaaatacattcccattgttttgcaaccatcaccagTGCCCTTATATTTCCACTGCACCGACCATTCTTCTCAGGACAGAGTTTTGtagaaaaggcagaggaggaAATGTCCAGGCCTCTCTGTTCCATTTGAACACATTCCCCAAAGCTgtgtggggaggagagatggggaATGGGTAGCTGGGAAGTAGCTCATCCTGTCCGCCAGGATGGATTGTGGGAGGTTCATTTGCCCTGAGGAAAAGACCCCATTTTCCTGAAGGAGCTCAGACCCAGTCCTGAATACATTTGTTTTGTACAGAATGATGCAAAGTCAGTTATTTTGACTCTAGATATGGTCATTTATTAAGTTATGCCAACCCCGGCTGTCCCAGAGAAGAAAGTCAGTCATAGGGGGTCTCCGTTTGATTCCCCTGCTGTGTGAAGCGTCTCATTGTTCTATTTATCCAGGACAGGAAGCTGGAAATCCTGGTGAAGACTCCTGGAGGAGTCCCATTATTACTTCCATAGGAGACAATGCCCTGGGCCACATTGTTGCACACCATCGGGCCTCCGGAGTCCCCCTGTGGGTGATGAGAGGGAGGGACACTAAGCCAGGCCCCTGAACTTCATACCTCCCATGCTTGGGGCCCTAAGGTCTGGCCCTCAGAGGAGGGGGGCTGGTGCAGGTGCAGAAGTCAAGCTCCTGGGTCTCTCATTGGTTAGGCTTCAACCTGGCTGTGGTGACTGTCTCTAGCTCAACCCATGTTAAGGTACCTTGCCCTTTCCCATGAAAACGCTGCATGTGTATCCATTGTGTGTCCCttgctcctccccttccctcagaGACTGGGTTGATGGGAACCTCTCCACCCACACTTCACTCTGGTCTGGCCCCCAGACAGGCTGTGGGGATATAGTCTGTTCCCACTGCCCTGTTCTGCCCAGCCCCCCTGTCTCAGGTAGTGTTGCAGGTGCCAGTGACCTTACCTGGAAGGCAGACTTCCTTTCCCTCCGGTTGCCTACACAAATTTGTGTTTGGCCGTTGAAGGGCTCAAAGCGACGGCTGCATTCCTGATCCCTCTGCACTCTCAGCTGCACATCCCGAAGTGTGTCTGTTCTCCTGTGCTGGCTGACcaggccccagccagccacaGTGCACAAGGACCCAGGACTCAGTCTGATCTGGGACTGAGGCAGAGCCACTGGCCTCACAAATCGATTCCGTCTGGCTCTCTTTCCCAGCTGGCAGGAAGAGTGCAGGCACTCAGGGAAGGTCTATGCAGCCCTCACCCACCACCCCTGGGACTCTgcccctgcttcctcctccacGAAACCCCCATGCTGGGAAGGAGCCAGCTCAGGCAGGTGGTACCTGCAGTAACATGATGTCATTCAGGAGTCTCTGCTCACTATATCCAGGGTGGCGGATGGCTCTGAGCACAGACAAGCGCTGTTGGGTCCTTTCCTGTCTCCTGATGTTGTGGGCCCCCAGGATGACATTTATAGTTCTGCAAAGAAATGGTGGCTTAGGGGTAGGTATGAGCTGCATGTGCTAAAGTCCACCAGCTGTGCAGGGCAGGTGAGAGCCCAGGGCAGCAAAACTGCAGCTGAAGGAAGTGAGGGGACAGGAAGTCTCTGGGGTTGAGATCTCTGTGTCCTCTGCTTCTCCAAAGCCTTAAACTGGGGGTGGTAGGGGACACAAGGGACCTCAAGGATAAATTGATAAATaggataaattaataaatagctTGAAGTCATATTTTGAGTTTTAATGCATGCTTTTTGTGTCATTTTCTCCTCCAGAATTTATACTAGCCTGTTACCCATCCCCCAGGACTTCCCCAACCTCTTctcaccctcccccgcctccccgccatTGCTAGAACCTTGCTTTCAGCCTTATGTTCTCATGAACACTAATTCCTGAGCCTGCCTAATGGCCGCCGGAGAGCTCCTTAGTTGCTCACCTTCCCCAGCAGTGAGCTGCTGTCATCACAAAGTCTTCTCGCACCAGGAACCCCCCACAAGTGCTCACTCTCCCTGGAGATTGTATCACGAGGAATGCCATGTAGGGGCGGGAATGGGGCCGGGCCTCTTGGCCTCCGATGATCTCCCCTGGAAGGAAGTATTCAGCACTTATCTCTGTGCTCGCTGAACCAGGGGTGAGGGCACTAGTGTGGTGACTTCAGAAAGGCTAGATTTGAGGAGGCTACAGAGATGATGCAGGGAAAGGAAGATTAGGATTATATATTGAGAATTGGGGTTTGCAGGGTACCACATTATGGGAGAGGCTTCAGGGTTTTACAGGAAACATTGCTGGGTCCCCATCCCAGAACTTAGCTCCCCTCCTTTCCAAAATAAGAACAACCCTTGCTCCAGGAAAGGCCAGTTGAGCCTCTCAGGTGGGGGAGAGCTTGCTGTCTGCAACCAGAGCCCTCTGGAGTGGCTTCTCCCTGAGGTTCCCTGGTATTTTCTCTTCTTGGTCCTTCTTAGTCCAGCTCATGACCAGCTCAGACTGCTTTTTAGGAATCTAGATATGACCTGAGGGGACTGTTATTGTGTAtccttctctccttggctttAGCATATGGGCTGCAGAAAAATTCATAGAGCAGAGTTACAGAGCACATTCTACATGCCAGGGGCAATTCCAAGAGTTCCATGTACACTAACTAATGTAACCATCTTACAACTCCATGAGGTGGCATTGCTGTTATTTCTATTTATAGATGAAATACCTGGGAACTGTGAATGCAGACACTGTGCCCAATGACACACAGTGAGGAAGTGCTGAGGCAGTGTGGGCCCAGAGTCTATGGGATGGGATTGGGCCTCTGCGGGTTTGGACGGTCActcacctgccccagcccctgcgggTAGGAGAAAGGCCACCAGGAGCAGGAGTTGCTGCATCTTCCCAGGAAGGCTGACCAGTCAGTTGCTGCTGGTGCTTCCTCCTGCCAGGCTTTTAATCcccaagagaggaaggaagggtagGGTGGGGACTTGAGGGTTCCCATTCCAATTTTTCTGTTGGTATAATAGGTTTCATCACCCTTGGCTGGCCAGGAGGTTCATCTACAAACCACCAGTGACCTGGGGGAAGGCAACACTGGATCTCCCACAGCCGCTGAGTCATGTTCAGCAGAAATGGGAACCAGGGCACAAGGAGAGAAGCTTTGGGCATGGCGCCCCAGGACCCTAAACCCATCTAATTCAATAATATCCCAAGAAGGCACAGAAGCTGCTGAAACCCTGGATGCTCCCACCTCTTTCTAGAAGCTGTCAAGGCAGATTGAGTAGTTCTCTCTgctgggtgggtggagggtgctggcagagaaggaaaatgacagAACAAGGCTGTGCCCCTGATGGCAACTTTCTAAGGTCACTTGAGCCTGAAGGAACTCTCAGTAAAAGTTAGGACAGTTGAGGTCTTCTGTTTGCCGCTTCCTCCTCAAGGTGAGAACCTTTGTGTCTCAGAGGGTTCTCTGTATGCAGGCAAGGCCTGGTGGGTGGATTCTGTTGAGAACTGTCAGAACCTGGCTTGAAACTTATAAGATCCTATTTCATCCAGGATATGAGACCCATTATCCAAATCCCCATTCTCTATCCAGGCATGGGGATGATTTAGAAGGTACATCCTTGCTGTGCTCTATAATAACATAAATCCAAAGAACTGAAGTCACTCATTCAACACTGAGAATGAGACCCGGTAGAGTATTGCAGAATAATATAGTGGGTTAAGTCGGGttggagagcagagagggcatTTTGACTAGGGGGAGACATATGGGCGATTTCTGGAATGTTACATCATCTATTTGACATTAATTGTAGTGATTGCCTTGTAATTATTCTTTAAACTGTACCTTTATGTTTTGTGCACTTTCATATCTGTATATTTtgcaatgaatttttttaaataaaagtctgTTTGTCCAAGAATGGAGATAGAGAAAATATTGGATGGGAGGAGCAGTATGAGAGCAGATGGGGCAAGCaagtttttaatgtttctatttttattttaataaaattgtaatatttgTACTAGTAAGACTGTGATATGCTTCACAATACCCATAGCTGGTCACACCTACTTTGGACT from Eptesicus fuscus isolate TK198812 chromosome 5, DD_ASM_mEF_20220401, whole genome shotgun sequence harbors:
- the LOC103301542 gene encoding cathepsin G-like — protein: MQQLLLLVAFLLPAGAGAGEIIGGQEARPHSRPYMAFLVIQSPGRVSTCGGFLVREDFVMTAAHCWGRTINVILGAHNIRRQERTQQRLSVLRAIRHPGYSEQRLLNDIMLLQLGKRARRNRFVRPVALPQSQIRLSPGSLCTVAGWGLVSQHRRTDTLRDVQLRVQRDQECSRRFEPFNGQTQICVGNRRERKSAFQGDSGGPMVCNNVAQGIVSYGSNNGTPPGVFTRISSFLSWINRTMRHFKLQRPD